From the Phycisphaerae bacterium genome, one window contains:
- a CDS encoding HAD-IIIA family hydrolase, giving the protein MASNEIRLLVLDVDGVLTDGTIFIDDDGRQSRGFHIQDGLGVSLWRSVGRRVAILTSKRSPGVEARARMLGIELIEQGAEDKVPGLERLVSRAGVSLEETAYAGDDLLDVAVMRRVGYPIAVANAVEEVKEIAAYVTSRSGGQGAVREAIEHLLKRDGQWYAAFKAIGADR; this is encoded by the coding sequence GTGGCGAGCAACGAGATCCGTCTTCTGGTTCTGGATGTTGATGGTGTTCTGACGGACGGAACGATTTTCATTGATGATGATGGTCGCCAGAGTCGCGGCTTTCACATCCAGGACGGATTGGGTGTGAGTCTCTGGCGGTCGGTCGGTCGGCGGGTTGCGATTCTGACTTCGAAGCGTTCGCCTGGGGTGGAGGCCCGGGCGCGGATGCTGGGCATTGAGTTGATCGAGCAGGGAGCGGAGGACAAGGTGCCGGGACTGGAGCGGCTGGTGTCGCGAGCGGGCGTATCCCTGGAGGAAACGGCGTATGCGGGGGATGATCTGTTGGATGTGGCGGTCATGCGGCGGGTGGGATACCCGATTGCCGTGGCGAACGCCGTTGAGGAAGTCAAAGAGATTGCCGCGTATGTGACCTCGCGGAGCGGCGGACAGGGGGCGGTGCGGGAGGCGATCGAGCATCTGCTCAAGCGTGACGGTCAGTGGTACGCGGCGTTCAAGGCGATTGGGGCGGACCGCTGA
- a CDS encoding CofH family radical SAM protein produces the protein MKGSVPTELQAIADKIRAGQRLEPQEGLLLYESADIHTLGEWANLVRERLHGRRTYYNINRHINYTNYCVLRCRFCSFYRPWPERRSQDGSPATRGSLEQGNCIPSDAPGYELSNDQIVEMARAAADRGATEVHIVGGLHPHWPLEHYVDMCRRIRQACPQLHIKAFTAVEIVHFSRISRPRRSIREVLEALRDAGLGSLPGGGAEIFDQRVHDETFKSKIGEQDWFDVHRTAHEMGIFSNATMLYGHVETPAERIAHLVKLRRHQDASLAARPAHFNCVVPLSFIPAGSQLAHLPEPTGLTDLRTLAITRLMLDNFPHVKAFWVMTSTRLAQVSLNWGVDDIDGTVVHYEITHRHGGQSRRQEMTADDLKRLIIEAGGIPIERDTLYREVIRTTDGWTIRNPA, from the coding sequence ATGAAAGGTTCCGTGCCGACCGAATTGCAGGCCATCGCCGACAAGATCCGCGCCGGCCAACGTCTGGAGCCGCAAGAGGGCCTGCTGCTGTATGAATCCGCCGACATCCACACCCTCGGCGAATGGGCCAACCTCGTTCGCGAGCGGCTTCATGGACGCCGCACATACTACAACATCAACCGGCATATCAACTACACAAACTACTGTGTATTACGATGTCGTTTCTGTTCCTTCTATCGCCCTTGGCCGGAAAGAAGGTCTCAGGATGGTTCTCCGGCAACCCGCGGTTCGCTCGAACAGGGAAATTGCATCCCTTCTGACGCCCCCGGCTACGAACTCTCCAACGACCAGATCGTCGAAATGGCCCGCGCGGCCGCGGATCGCGGGGCCACCGAAGTGCATATCGTCGGCGGGCTCCACCCGCACTGGCCGCTTGAGCATTATGTCGACATGTGCCGGCGAATTCGCCAAGCCTGCCCGCAGTTGCATATCAAGGCCTTTACGGCAGTGGAGATCGTTCACTTCTCGCGAATCAGCCGGCCACGACGCTCAATCCGCGAAGTGTTGGAGGCGCTTCGCGACGCCGGACTCGGCAGCCTGCCGGGCGGCGGAGCCGAGATCTTCGACCAGCGCGTACACGATGAGACGTTCAAAAGCAAGATCGGTGAGCAGGACTGGTTCGACGTTCACCGCACCGCTCATGAGATGGGCATTTTCAGCAATGCCACCATGCTCTACGGCCACGTTGAAACGCCCGCCGAGCGAATCGCACACCTGGTCAAGCTCCGCCGGCACCAGGATGCCTCGCTGGCCGCACGCCCGGCACATTTCAACTGCGTCGTGCCGCTCTCATTCATCCCCGCCGGCAGCCAACTGGCCCACCTGCCCGAACCCACCGGCTTGACCGACCTCCGGACGCTGGCAATCACCCGGCTGATGCTCGACAACTTCCCGCACGTCAAAGCCTTCTGGGTTATGACCTCGACCAGACTTGCCCAGGTCAGCCTCAACTGGGGCGTCGATGACATCGACGGGACCGTGGTCCATTACGAGATCACCCATCGCCACGGCGGCCAAAGCCGGCGCCAGGAAATGACCGCCGACGACCTCAAACGATTGATCATCGAGGCCGGCGGCATCCCCATCGAACGCGATACGCTGTACCGCGAAGTCATTCGCACAACGGACGGCTGGACCATCCGGAATCCGGCTTGA
- a CDS encoding sugar phosphate isomerase/epimerase encodes MRLSCHAHCLRDRPLREALPSIREIGYEAVEVDWPRVQREFSATTACAEMLKAVLEENDLRLSSMSVSPVDAIDEMEIEPLLAGLTAQIAATTTLRPPAVIVRAGDRRQQPFEMLTRSLRLLLDRVSGAGMALQVGNALDSTLEQIEDFRQLFMEMDHPGLRLALDAGQFHCAAVNPCNVIGEFAHRLGLLRMNDRIGRRIVPLGQGEMNVRAIIEKARRSGYDGWLVIHAALPNPREGLQYLADARAYLQALLSDAP; translated from the coding sequence ATGCGCCTTAGCTGCCACGCCCACTGCCTGCGCGATCGGCCGTTGCGAGAGGCCCTGCCGTCCATCCGTGAAATCGGCTACGAGGCCGTCGAGGTCGACTGGCCTCGAGTACAACGCGAGTTCTCCGCGACGACCGCATGCGCGGAAATGCTGAAAGCTGTTCTCGAAGAGAACGACCTTCGCCTCTCTTCGATGTCAGTCTCACCCGTCGATGCGATCGACGAGATGGAGATCGAACCCCTGCTGGCGGGGCTGACGGCTCAGATCGCCGCGACAACGACTCTGCGTCCTCCGGCGGTGATCGTCCGGGCAGGCGACCGCCGACAGCAGCCGTTCGAAATGCTCACCAGATCGTTGCGCCTGCTGCTCGACAGGGTCAGCGGCGCCGGTATGGCCCTGCAGGTCGGCAACGCACTCGACAGCACCCTCGAACAGATCGAGGACTTCCGACAACTCTTCATGGAAATGGACCATCCGGGATTACGATTGGCCCTCGACGCGGGACAATTCCACTGCGCCGCCGTCAACCCGTGCAACGTCATCGGCGAGTTCGCCCATCGGCTGGGTCTCCTGCGAATGAATGATCGCATCGGACGAAGAATCGTACCGCTGGGCCAGGGAGAGATGAACGTGCGAGCAATCATCGAAAAAGCCCGCCGTAGCGGTTACGATGGCTGGCTGGTGATCCACGCGGCGTTGCCCAACCCAAGAGAGGGGCTGCAATACCTGGCGGACGCCCGTGCATACCTGCAGGCGCTGTTGTCGGATGCCCCGTGA
- the ptsP gene encoding phosphoenolpyruvate--protein phosphotransferase → MGQVKANSETRFVGLPISPGLALSQVCLFNDRRHEGLKVYRIAADGVRYEQARLRKAIELADRGLRDLSARVAERIGAPEAAIFDVQRTILSDAGLSREIEAMIANHRLNAEAAVARVLDSYETRLRELDDPYLRERATDIGEIRRRLLDTLGNMGSSLRCWTQEHCQRGTNRIIVADELTPSLTVELDAEHIMGFVSERGGPTSHAAILARALGIPAVSGIKGARELLTCGTELLLDGNTGEVIIWPDEQTLARRHCVQNSRPVPPQPVAPVQGITVMANISRADEVVDALSMQAEGIGLYRTEFEFLAAERLLDEEEQAARYASVVRAMAGRPVYFRLLDIGGDKEAPFFDLPKEDNPYLGFRGSRLLLGRPDLLGPQARALARASVHGPVHVIYPMIVEVEQFARLRRLFVEAIADISAGPIFHGVMFEVPAACLQAREVLEAADFGSIGTNDLIQYLFAADRNNERVAYDCSPDRPVFWSLIRGIVEAAEQTGRPLSVCGELAGDPRYLSRLREIGIRTVSVAPRAIPALRRSLLQPYA, encoded by the coding sequence ATGGGACAGGTTAAGGCCAATTCAGAGACTCGTTTTGTCGGTCTTCCGATCAGTCCGGGGTTGGCGCTTTCGCAGGTGTGTTTGTTCAACGACCGCCGGCATGAAGGCCTGAAGGTCTACCGAATTGCCGCGGACGGCGTTCGGTACGAGCAAGCCCGCCTGCGCAAGGCGATCGAACTGGCGGATCGGGGGTTGCGTGATCTCTCCGCCCGCGTGGCCGAGCGGATCGGTGCACCCGAAGCAGCCATCTTTGATGTCCAGCGGACGATTCTGTCCGATGCGGGTCTGTCGCGAGAAATCGAGGCGATGATCGCGAACCATCGACTGAATGCCGAGGCGGCGGTCGCGCGCGTGCTCGATTCGTATGAAACCCGCCTGCGCGAGTTGGACGATCCTTACCTGCGGGAGCGGGCCACCGACATCGGCGAGATTCGTCGCCGGCTGCTTGACACCCTGGGCAACATGGGTTCGTCGCTGCGCTGCTGGACGCAAGAACACTGCCAGCGAGGCACCAACCGGATCATCGTGGCCGACGAACTGACGCCCAGCCTGACCGTCGAATTGGACGCCGAGCACATCATGGGCTTCGTGAGCGAGCGAGGAGGTCCGACTTCACATGCGGCGATCCTGGCGCGGGCGCTGGGTATCCCGGCGGTCAGCGGAATCAAAGGCGCGCGCGAGCTGCTGACTTGCGGTACCGAGCTGTTGCTTGATGGAAACACCGGTGAAGTGATCATCTGGCCGGACGAGCAGACGCTGGCCCGGCGCCATTGTGTGCAGAACAGCCGGCCGGTTCCGCCTCAGCCGGTCGCTCCCGTTCAGGGAATAACGGTCATGGCCAATATCAGCCGGGCCGACGAGGTGGTCGATGCTCTCAGCATGCAGGCCGAGGGCATCGGTCTGTACCGCACGGAGTTCGAATTTCTCGCCGCCGAGCGCCTGCTTGACGAAGAGGAACAGGCAGCCCGCTACGCCTCGGTCGTGCGGGCCATGGCCGGCCGGCCCGTGTACTTCCGATTGCTGGATATAGGAGGCGACAAGGAGGCCCCGTTCTTCGACCTTCCGAAGGAGGACAATCCGTATCTGGGTTTCCGCGGCAGTCGTCTGTTGCTCGGCAGGCCGGATCTGCTGGGGCCGCAGGCTCGGGCTCTGGCCAGGGCGTCGGTTCACGGGCCTGTGCACGTGATTTACCCGATGATTGTCGAGGTCGAGCAGTTCGCGAGGTTGCGACGGCTGTTCGTGGAGGCGATTGCCGACATTTCCGCCGGCCCCATCTTTCATGGCGTGATGTTCGAGGTGCCCGCGGCCTGCCTGCAAGCCCGGGAGGTGCTTGAGGCGGCGGATTTCGGAAGCATCGGCACCAACGACCTGATCCAGTACCTGTTTGCCGCGGATCGTAACAACGAACGGGTCGCGTATGACTGCTCGCCTGACCGGCCGGTGTTCTGGTCGCTGATCCGGGGGATTGTCGAAGCGGCCGAACAGACCGGACGGCCGTTGTCGGTGTGCGGCGAACTTGCCGGCGATCCACGGTACCTGTCGAGATTACGGGAAATCGGCATCCGGACTGTGAGCGTCGCCCCGCGGGCGATCCCGGCTCTTCGCCGATCGCTCCTCCAGCCTTACGCTTGA
- a CDS encoding tetratricopeptide repeat protein gives MENETKADERLTVREIRGDVTAQDVMEWTQLATALMRSKKYQEAVELLYVAIQRDPEAGKAWFALGLCYYNLGRLSEAQEALEIARCNGGPAAQIDACLRRLAMAIRAEKERSRRRAGERQTEVDLAEADRRTR, from the coding sequence TTGGAAAACGAGACAAAAGCCGACGAGCGATTGACCGTTCGTGAGATCCGGGGAGACGTAACGGCCCAGGACGTGATGGAATGGACGCAGTTGGCGACGGCCCTGATGCGGAGCAAGAAGTATCAGGAAGCCGTGGAGCTGCTGTATGTTGCGATCCAAAGGGATCCTGAGGCGGGTAAAGCCTGGTTTGCGCTGGGGCTCTGCTATTACAACCTCGGCAGGTTGAGCGAGGCCCAGGAGGCTTTGGAGATCGCTCGATGCAACGGCGGGCCGGCGGCGCAGATCGATGCTTGCCTGCGGCGACTGGCGATGGCGATCAGGGCGGAGAAGGAGAGAAGCCGCCGCCGGGCAGGCGAGAGGCAGACGGAGGTCGACCTTGCGGAGGCGGATCGTCGGACAAGGTGA
- a CDS encoding rubrerythrin family protein: MPSLKGTQTEKNILTAFAGESQARNRYTYAATKAREEGYVQIADIFSETADQEREHAKRFFRFLEGGEAEVRACFPAGVIGTTAENLKQAAEGELYEWGSMYPDFAKTAREEGFEAVAKVFEAIAVAEKQHEKRYRGLLANVEAGTVFKKSKKVVWRCRNCGYIHEGEEAPAVCPACAHPRAHFEVLAENW; this comes from the coding sequence ATGCCCAGTTTGAAAGGCACGCAAACCGAGAAGAACATTTTGACTGCTTTCGCTGGCGAGTCTCAGGCTCGCAACCGTTACACCTACGCGGCGACCAAAGCCCGTGAGGAAGGTTACGTGCAGATTGCGGACATCTTTTCCGAGACGGCGGACCAGGAGCGAGAACATGCGAAGCGTTTCTTCAGGTTTCTTGAAGGCGGCGAGGCCGAAGTCAGGGCATGTTTTCCCGCAGGGGTGATCGGTACCACGGCCGAGAACCTGAAGCAGGCCGCCGAAGGTGAGCTTTATGAATGGGGCAGCATGTATCCCGATTTCGCCAAGACCGCGCGGGAGGAGGGTTTTGAAGCCGTGGCGAAGGTGTTTGAGGCCATCGCGGTTGCCGAGAAGCAGCACGAAAAGCGCTATCGAGGGCTGCTGGCCAACGTTGAGGCGGGTACGGTCTTCAAGAAGAGCAAGAAGGTCGTCTGGCGGTGTCGGAACTGCGGGTACATTCACGAGGGCGAGGAGGCGCCGGCCGTTTGCCCGGCGTGTGCGCACCCCCGGGCCCATTTTGAGGTTCTGGCCGAGAACTGGTGA
- a CDS encoding carbohydrate porin translates to MKKTRPVGAAVSASLLLACSTLAQIPASQPVSEGLAQEQRSPAPFDVLHNKRLTGDCWGLRNWLESKGIDFSLSMTAIYQHNARGGRDTHNGHDISGSVDAQLTLHFEQMGLWKGAILYVLAESSWNNDIGIDKVGNLFKVNADAYLGDYALQVSELWFQQSLLDDKVRVKVGKMDLMIDFDLNAVANDEKTQFLNPALVNMGNIPFPDYAQGIMTAIQPFDWFYLRAAIADAQANGRHTGFDTFYHDECHTFSILELGLLPVWKTLRGKLPGAYRLMLWYKPEPKPLLINTTDVLRHKTDDVGFAFNMDQMLWKEDPNGDDDAQGIRMFFRYGYAHDDVHLIEHFWSIGAQYQGIFPNRDDDVLGLGFVQGIIGNRSSNAGLGDRESVYEIYYNIALLPWLSLTPDFQWIHQPGGTHAVPDSLVVGLRMQMSL, encoded by the coding sequence ATGAAGAAAACCCGACCTGTCGGCGCCGCCGTCTCTGCATCTCTGCTGCTGGCTTGCTCCACCCTTGCCCAGATTCCAGCCTCCCAACCCGTTTCCGAAGGTCTTGCCCAGGAGCAAAGATCCCCAGCCCCCTTTGATGTCCTGCACAACAAACGCCTCACCGGCGACTGCTGGGGTCTACGCAACTGGCTTGAAAGCAAGGGGATCGATTTCTCGCTCTCCATGACCGCCATCTACCAACACAATGCCCGCGGCGGCCGGGACACTCACAACGGCCATGACATATCCGGCAGCGTCGATGCCCAGCTCACCCTCCACTTCGAGCAGATGGGCCTCTGGAAAGGCGCCATTCTCTACGTGCTGGCCGAAAGCAGTTGGAACAACGATATCGGCATCGACAAGGTCGGCAATCTCTTCAAAGTCAACGCCGATGCCTACCTCGGCGATTACGCCCTGCAGGTAAGCGAATTATGGTTTCAGCAGTCCCTCCTGGACGACAAGGTCCGCGTTAAGGTCGGCAAGATGGATCTGATGATCGACTTCGATCTCAACGCCGTCGCCAACGATGAAAAGACCCAGTTTCTCAACCCCGCGCTGGTCAACATGGGCAACATCCCCTTCCCCGACTACGCTCAGGGCATCATGACCGCCATCCAACCCTTCGACTGGTTCTACCTCCGCGCCGCCATCGCCGACGCTCAAGCCAATGGCCGACACACCGGCTTCGACACCTTTTACCACGACGAGTGTCATACTTTCTCCATCCTTGAACTCGGCCTCCTCCCCGTCTGGAAAACCCTCCGGGGCAAGCTGCCGGGAGCCTATCGCCTGATGCTCTGGTACAAACCCGAGCCAAAGCCGCTGCTCATCAATACCACGGACGTTCTCCGCCACAAGACCGACGACGTCGGCTTCGCCTTCAACATGGACCAGATGCTGTGGAAAGAGGACCCCAACGGCGACGACGACGCGCAGGGAATTCGCATGTTCTTCCGATATGGATACGCCCACGACGATGTCCATCTCATCGAGCACTTCTGGAGCATCGGCGCTCAATACCAGGGCATCTTCCCGAACCGCGACGATGATGTCCTCGGCCTGGGTTTCGTCCAAGGAATCATCGGCAATCGTTCCTCAAACGCCGGCCTCGGCGATCGCGAATCTGTCTATGAGATCTACTACAACATCGCCCTGCTGCCGTGGCTCAGCCTGACACCCGATTTCCAGTGGATTCACCAACCCGGCGGCACGCACGCCGTTCCCGACTCCTTGGTCGTCGGCCTTCGTATGCAAATGAGTCTCTGA
- a CDS encoding UbiA-like polyprenyltransferase: protein MIRDTFKTVRRWGEMVKFSHSVFALPFALLATFLASRAAFQAGDSPQIYPSLWQFLLILGCMVSARSAAMTFNRIVDAAIDARNPRTAARAIPAGIISPSQALVFLGVAAAAFVLCCAGFWWIERNPYPLMLSLPVLAYLCFYSYTKRFTRWSHFVLGSAIALSPPAAWLAIHPASLGWPALILLTTVTLWIGGFDIIYACQDIAPDQAEGLFSLPARTGVRPALWIARSAHAVTVVLLVALAPVAGLSWLYGIGVAAVAWLLLIENAMVHPRDLSRVNTAFFTVNGIVSLLLGTLGIADCLLL from the coding sequence GTGATTCGCGACACGTTCAAGACCGTCCGGCGCTGGGGCGAGATGGTCAAGTTCTCACACTCCGTGTTTGCCCTGCCGTTCGCCCTGCTGGCGACTTTCCTGGCGTCGAGAGCCGCCTTCCAGGCCGGTGATTCCCCACAGATCTACCCGAGTCTCTGGCAGTTCCTCTTGATCCTCGGATGCATGGTCTCGGCCCGATCCGCCGCCATGACCTTCAACCGAATCGTGGACGCGGCGATTGACGCCCGGAACCCTCGCACGGCCGCAAGAGCGATTCCTGCCGGTATCATCTCCCCCTCGCAGGCACTCGTCTTCCTCGGCGTTGCGGCTGCCGCATTCGTTCTCTGCTGCGCGGGCTTCTGGTGGATCGAAAGGAATCCGTATCCGCTGATGCTGTCCCTGCCGGTATTGGCGTACCTGTGCTTCTACTCATACACGAAACGCTTCACCCGCTGGTCACACTTTGTGCTCGGCAGCGCGATCGCCTTGTCACCCCCGGCCGCCTGGCTGGCCATCCACCCGGCATCCCTGGGGTGGCCGGCGCTCATCCTCCTCACCACGGTCACGCTTTGGATCGGCGGTTTCGATATCATCTACGCCTGCCAGGACATCGCCCCCGACCAGGCGGAGGGGCTTTTCAGCCTGCCGGCACGAACAGGCGTCCGACCGGCCTTGTGGATCGCGCGGTCCGCCCACGCCGTCACCGTGGTTCTGCTGGTCGCCCTCGCGCCGGTGGCCGGACTGAGCTGGCTGTACGGGATCGGCGTGGCGGCGGTTGCGTGGCTCCTGCTGATCGAGAACGCCATGGTGCATCCCCGCGACTTGTCGCGGGTCAACACGGCCTTCTTCACCGTCAATGGCATCGTGAGCCTCCTGCTCGGGACGCTCGGCATCGCGGACTGTCTGCTCTTATAA
- a CDS encoding malectin domain-containing carbohydrate-binding protein produces the protein MQRLGMMLGVLTVLAAVGVCGGATVQKRYYAHETVEDRHGVIAPWYQGQNGQLDLRVRIAAETLKRYPWTEPGKAPVQVPEYICSGAWKIAPDGTITIPPISDWANGDLGQRAAYVLSGLIDYYRYSGDPAAIAHIALQADYLLDYCLTPDDHPWPRFLVSVPTKGKPYGQADPHGFIQLDIVAEVGAPLIRAAQMTGNQRWLDAAKHWGDLLAEKRDRRPGVPPWGRYANAEDAPWEDIATGGIVFILDFFDELIRAGYTGKDNAIVEARNAGAAYLRDVLLPDWTGGDVWGRNYWDWPCNVQVENVTEFAVRYLMNHPDEFPNWRNDARNIMSLFLNRTSVAPGSSGDVFSGAWAYPESSGCCGRSLWYGPMELANVWAQYGVLADSEWAREIARRKIILATYDVHETGVVEDNIDGGQIVAGDWFKIAHPMALKHCLAVIAWMPEIFAPARENHIVRSTSVVTDVSYSDGWIAYTTHDAPLNTVDVLRLSFRPTRIEADDKPVKEGDTSRGIAFGVKELCDGDYLVNVRHDGATRIVIKGDDPQETIGHESFSYTGDWTRAEGVDTALQRTIRIDRYSSAAGATATCSFKGNQVRLIGMAGPDGGLADIYLDDEKQLVDLDCWCPQPRRGVLYHRSGLSNGDHTIRIVLRGKGNPRSGGTMVAPLEVQYSAAKADNVFGEGGGPTDAQRWVFGYTGREDYIDSAGNAWRPATEFVIRSGDGVDSVKAAWWTERRQIQIDGTNDPELYRYGAHGKDFWADFTVGPGTYHACLKFCETRRIDPKLRAVTILINGEQRVADLDIAATAGRDAAARTLAYPSSQPFVQPAGINHAVDLVFNDIQPRNGVISIRLRNDHGGEAIVQAIQVGPGDGGRGAEPVSLPPASQPAPADRTGGLLLNGGFEEGAVGDLGSLGKSGGGHGWSYVFAGPTVSYIYPESAYSIHPEWGLPKFHSGKEALRTHTDGHGHTVVYQDVSVVAERKYTASVWVRTDDLHGEGFGKDAGDSAGLIIQEIDKKGKVTSHPKQAVRKAGDFQKVSFTFTTDKRTRTVRFILDTVIACPYDQGHVTYDDCELVRAE, from the coding sequence ATGCAACGTCTGGGAATGATGCTTGGCGTGCTGACGGTGCTGGCCGCGGTGGGTGTGTGCGGGGGCGCCACGGTTCAGAAACGGTATTACGCTCATGAGACGGTTGAAGACCGTCACGGAGTGATCGCGCCCTGGTACCAGGGTCAGAACGGCCAGTTGGATTTGCGTGTGCGGATCGCGGCCGAGACGCTCAAGCGCTACCCATGGACGGAACCCGGCAAGGCCCCCGTTCAGGTGCCCGAGTACATCTGCAGCGGGGCGTGGAAGATCGCGCCCGACGGCACAATCACAATTCCGCCGATCAGCGACTGGGCCAACGGTGATCTGGGGCAGCGGGCGGCGTATGTTCTCAGCGGGCTGATCGACTACTACCGTTACAGCGGAGACCCGGCGGCGATCGCCCACATCGCGCTGCAGGCGGATTACTTGCTCGATTACTGCCTGACGCCGGATGACCATCCGTGGCCTCGCTTCCTGGTGAGCGTGCCGACGAAGGGCAAACCTTACGGTCAGGCCGATCCACACGGCTTCATTCAACTGGATATCGTGGCTGAGGTCGGAGCGCCGTTGATCCGAGCGGCGCAGATGACCGGCAACCAGCGATGGCTCGATGCGGCCAAGCACTGGGGCGATCTGCTGGCCGAGAAACGCGACCGTCGCCCGGGCGTGCCGCCGTGGGGCCGTTACGCCAACGCCGAGGATGCGCCCTGGGAGGATATCGCCACCGGCGGCATCGTGTTCATTCTCGATTTCTTCGATGAGTTGATCCGCGCGGGTTACACCGGCAAAGACAATGCGATCGTGGAGGCCCGCAATGCCGGTGCGGCTTACCTGCGCGACGTGCTGCTGCCCGACTGGACGGGCGGCGACGTCTGGGGGCGCAACTACTGGGACTGGCCCTGCAACGTGCAGGTGGAGAACGTCACCGAGTTCGCTGTTCGCTATCTGATGAACCATCCGGACGAATTCCCCAACTGGCGCAACGACGCGCGCAACATCATGTCGTTGTTTCTCAACCGCACGTCCGTGGCACCGGGTTCCAGCGGCGACGTGTTCAGCGGAGCGTGGGCATATCCCGAGTCGTCTGGGTGTTGCGGGCGGTCGCTGTGGTACGGGCCGATGGAGCTGGCCAACGTGTGGGCTCAGTACGGCGTGCTGGCCGACAGCGAGTGGGCCCGCGAGATCGCCCGGCGAAAGATCATCCTCGCGACGTATGACGTCCATGAGACCGGCGTGGTCGAGGACAACATCGACGGCGGGCAGATCGTTGCCGGCGACTGGTTCAAGATCGCCCACCCGATGGCACTGAAGCACTGCCTGGCGGTGATCGCGTGGATGCCGGAGATCTTCGCACCGGCGAGGGAGAATCATATCGTGCGAAGCACCTCGGTGGTTACTGATGTGAGTTACTCCGACGGCTGGATCGCCTACACGACGCACGATGCACCTCTCAACACCGTTGACGTGCTCCGTCTCTCCTTTCGCCCCACGCGCATCGAGGCGGACGACAAACCCGTGAAGGAAGGCGACACGTCACGCGGCATCGCTTTTGGGGTGAAGGAACTGTGTGACGGTGACTATCTGGTCAACGTTCGCCATGATGGCGCCACGCGAATCGTGATCAAAGGGGACGATCCGCAGGAGACGATCGGCCACGAGTCGTTCTCCTACACGGGCGACTGGACCAGAGCCGAAGGCGTCGACACGGCGCTGCAACGCACTATCCGGATCGATCGCTACTCATCCGCAGCGGGAGCCACGGCCACGTGCAGTTTCAAAGGCAATCAGGTTCGACTCATCGGAATGGCGGGCCCAGATGGCGGTCTTGCGGATATCTACCTGGACGATGAGAAACAACTTGTCGATCTGGACTGCTGGTGTCCCCAGCCCAGACGGGGTGTTCTCTATCATCGTTCGGGCTTGTCGAATGGCGACCACACGATCAGGATCGTTCTTCGTGGAAAGGGCAATCCGCGCTCCGGCGGGACCATGGTGGCGCCGCTCGAAGTTCAGTACTCCGCGGCCAAGGCTGACAACGTCTTCGGCGAAGGCGGCGGGCCGACCGACGCCCAGCGGTGGGTCTTTGGCTACACCGGTCGTGAGGACTACATCGACTCGGCCGGGAACGCCTGGCGGCCGGCGACGGAGTTCGTCATTCGGTCCGGCGACGGCGTCGATTCGGTCAAGGCCGCATGGTGGACGGAGCGCAGGCAGATCCAGATCGACGGCACGAACGATCCGGAGTTGTATCGCTACGGCGCGCACGGCAAGGATTTCTGGGCGGATTTTACCGTCGGACCGGGCACGTATCATGCCTGCCTCAAGTTCTGCGAAACGCGGCGGATTGATCCAAAGCTTCGGGCGGTCACCATTCTGATCAACGGGGAGCAGAGGGTCGCAGATTTGGACATTGCCGCGACGGCCGGCCGAGATGCCGCGGCGAGAACACTCGCATACCCCAGCAGCCAGCCGTTTGTCCAGCCTGCGGGCATCAATCATGCCGTGGACCTGGTCTTCAACGATATCCAGCCGAGAAACGGCGTCATTTCTATCCGCCTGCGCAACGACCATGGCGGCGAGGCGATCGTGCAGGCGATTCAAGTCGGTCCGGGCGACGGGGGCAGGGGGGCTGAACCGGTATCGTTGCCGCCGGCGTCACAGCCGGCGCCGGCCGACCGGACCGGTGGTCTTCTGCTCAACGGGGGCTTCGAGGAAGGTGCCGTAGGGGATCTCGGCAGCCTGGGCAAGAGCGGCGGCGGCCACGGATGGAGCTACGTCTTTGCCGGACCGACGGTGTCGTACATTTATCCCGAGTCGGCATACAGCATTCACCCAGAGTGGGGACTGCCGAAGTTCCATTCGGGGAAGGAGGCCCTGCGGACACACACCGACGGTCACGGCCACACGGTGGTCTATCAGGACGTCAGCGTTGTCGCGGAGCGCAAGTACACGGCCTCCGTGTGGGTTCGCACCGACGACCTGCACGGCGAGGGGTTCGGCAAAGACGCCGGCGATTCGGCCGGACTGATCATTCAGGAAATCGACAAGAAGGGCAAGGTGACCAGCCACCCGAAACAGGCGGTTCGAAAAGCAGGCGATTTCCAGAAGGTGTCGTTTACCTTCACCACCGACAAGAGAACCAGGACCGTGCGGTTCATCCTCGACACGGTGATCGCATGCCCATACGACCAGGGCCACGTCACCTATGACGATTGCGAGTTGGTGCGCGCGGAATAG